Within Blattabacterium cuenoti, the genomic segment CATATTGTATTTCATAGCGCTTCTTGCAAGATACAAAGTTTTAATTCCTTTTTTCTTATCATTCACAATATGAAATACTTCATCTACTAATTTTTTAGTAGCAATTTTAGGATTAAAAAATACTTCCTGTGATTTTTTTTTAATATATTCGTAATTTTCTCTTTTAGGAAAAGCATCTCCAAAAGATTTTTCAAATAAACCTGAACTTCCTGTAAGAACAACAGAGTGAACTAAATCCAATCTTTTTTTTGCTATTATTAAAGCAATATGTCCTCCAAGAGAATTCCCTATTAATGTCGATTTTTTAACACCTATCTCACTTAAAAATTGAGCAATATATTTAGATAAACTATAAATATTTGTAAGAAATAAAGGCCTATTATAAAGAGGAAGTGAAGGAATAATCACTTGATATCCTTTTTTTGGAAAAAAATCTAAAAGAGCATTAAAATTGCTTAATCCTCCCATCAACCCATGAAGTAGTATTAAGGGATGACCTTTTCCCTTTTTTATATAAGAATACTTTTTTTCTTTTTGAATACACATAAAATCATATGTTTTTATTATTAAGTTGTTTTTTTTTCCATTTTTCTTGAATTAAAAAATAGGCTTTTTTAGCTGCAATTTCTTCTGATTTTTTTTTTGACGGACCTCTTCCTTTAGTTTTTATTCCATATTTAGAAACGGTAAATTCAGACAGATAAGTAATTATCTGTTTATTTTTTTCTGAAACTCCTTTTTCTTCTCTAAAAGTGTTAAAATTTATAAAAAATTTGTTTTTTTGAGACCATTCTATAATCCATACTTTGTAACTAAAAATCTCCTTTTGCAACTTTGCAACATTAACATGAGAATGTAATATTTTTTTATATACAAAATCTTTGCAACCTTTGTATCCTATTTCTAAATAAATGAATCCTATTAAAGCTTCAAGAATATTTCCTAATATATTATCTGATATAATTGTATTTTCTTTTTTTAAAAAAATATCTGTAAGAGTTAATTTTTTAGAAATTTCATTTAAATTTCTTCTACATACGATTTTAGATCGTACTTGAGTTAATTCCCCTTCTTTTTTTTCAGGAAGTCTTTCACATAAAAAATGTGAAATAATGGAATTTAATACAGCATCTCCCAAGAATTCTAATCTTTGAAAATCAAAAAAATAATTCTTTTTATCAAAATTTCTTTTTTTTGTTGAAAAGCTATGAATAAATACCTTTTTCAACAATTTTAAATTATTAGGACAAAAACCCAATATTTTTTTTAATTTACTAATTAAAACAGAATCATCATTTTCATCATTTTTTTTCATCAAAAAAATGTTATTAAATAACATCTATTTTCTTAAATAAAATACAAACATTGTGTCCTCCAAAACCAAAAGTATTACATATACTAATTTTTACTTCTCTTTTTATAGCTTTGTTTGGTGTAAAACTAATTTTTGGATCTATCTTCTCATCTAGATGAAATAAATTAATAGTTGGCGGAATTATTTTTTTTGTTAAAGGAAGAATAGAAGCTATTGCTTCTATTGCTCCTGATGCTCCTAATAAATGTCCTGTCATAGATTTTGTAGAATTAATATCAATATTATATATATTATCATGAAAAACTTCTTGAATTGCTCTCACTTCAGCAAGATCTCCTAAAATAGTAGAAGTTCCATGAGAATTAATGTGATCTACTTCACAATATTCAATTCCAGCATCTTGAATTGCTGTTGTCATTGCTAAAACAATCCCTTTTCCTTCTGGATGAGGAGCCGTGATATGATAAGCATCTCCAGACATTCCTACTCCTCCTATTTCTGCATAAATAGTAGCTCCTCTTTCTTTAGCATGTTGATATTCTTCAAGAATTAGACATCCAGATCCTTCTCCTAAAACAAATCCATCTCTATCCTTATCGAAAGGCCGTGAAGCGGTTTGATAATCTTCATTTCTAGTAGATAATGCATGCAAAGCATTAAATCCTCCTACTCCACTTTGCGTAATAGCTGCTTCGGAACCACCAGCAACCATAATATCTGCCTTACCCAAACAGATTAAATGATAAGCATCTACTATTGCATTAGATGATGAAGCACAAGAAGATACAGTTGCATAATTAGGTCCATGAAGACCATAATTCATAGAAATAAATCCAGCTGTAATATCTATGAGCATTTTAGGAATAAAAAATGGACTAAATCTAGGATATCTTCCCCCGTTAACATAATCTGAAATAGATTTTTCTAAATTTAAAAGACCTCCTATTCCAGAAGACCAAACAACACCTATCCGTTCTTTTTTTTCATTAGAAAAATTTATTCCACTATTTTTAACAGCTTCTTCAGAAGCTAAAATCCCATATTGAGCACACGGATCTAATTTTCTTCTTTCTTTTTTACTAAAAAAAACACTCGGATCATAATTTTTCAATTCACAAGCAAATTTAGTTTTATATTTTTTTGTGTCAAAATATGTAATAGGAGCAGCTCCGCTTTTTCCCTTAATAAGGGATATCCAATACTCTTCTACATTATTTCCTATTGGATTAATAGAACCAATT encodes:
- a CDS encoding alpha/beta fold hydrolase, producing MCIQKEKKYSYIKKGKGHPLILLHGLMGGLSNFNALLDFFPKKGYQVIIPSLPLYNRPLFLTNIYSLSKYIAQFLSEIGVKKSTLIGNSLGGHIALIIAKKRLDLVHSVVLTGSSGLFEKSFGDAFPKRENYEYIKKKSQEVFFNPKIATKKLVDEVFHIVNDKKKGIKTLYLARSAMKYNMSKDLSMIHQPICLIWGKQDHVTPPEVAKEFYRLLPHSELHWIDKCGHVPMMEHPKKFIEILEKWLSKFEKKNYENSFSTI
- a CDS encoding ribonuclease III family protein; protein product: MKKNDENDDSVLISKLKKILGFCPNNLKLLKKVFIHSFSTKKRNFDKKNYFFDFQRLEFLGDAVLNSIISHFLCERLPEKKEGELTQVRSKIVCRRNLNEISKKLTLTDIFLKKENTIISDNILGNILEALIGFIYLEIGYKGCKDFVYKKILHSHVNVAKLQKEIFSYKVWIIEWSQKNKFFINFNTFREEKGVSEKNKQIITYLSEFTVSKYGIKTKGRGPSKKKSEEIAAKKAYFLIQEKWKKKQLNNKNI
- the fabF gene encoding beta-ketoacyl-ACP synthase II, which encodes MGGIEELKRVVVTGIGSINPIGNNVEEYWISLIKGKSGAAPITYFDTKKYKTKFACELKNYDPSVFFSKKERRKLDPCAQYGILASEEAVKNSGINFSNEKKERIGVVWSSGIGGLLNLEKSISDYVNGGRYPRFSPFFIPKMLIDITAGFISMNYGLHGPNYATVSSCASSSNAIVDAYHLICLGKADIMVAGGSEAAITQSGVGGFNALHALSTRNEDYQTASRPFDKDRDGFVLGEGSGCLILEEYQHAKERGATIYAEIGGVGMSGDAYHITAPHPEGKGIVLAMTTAIQDAGIEYCEVDHINSHGTSTILGDLAEVRAIQEVFHDNIYNIDINSTKSMTGHLLGASGAIEAIASILPLTKKIIPPTINLFHLDEKIDPKISFTPNKAIKREVKISICNTFGFGGHNVCILFKKIDVI